ACCTTGCTTATTGATTTTAAATCGGATAAACTGGATTTGCGTCCATCGCATTTAGATGGCAACGACATTATTGGTGGTGCTTACATGTTCCTGATTGAAAACTTTGCCAGTGATGCCGGAAAAAAAGCAGGTGAATTTTTTACGCCAAAAGAAGTTTCTACGCTTATTGCTAAACTTACCAAAAGCAAACCCGGTTCACGTATATGTGACCCAACCTGTGGTTCTGCTTCTCTTTTAATTAAAGCAGGTGAAGAAGTAGGCTCAGATAATTTCTCACTTTTCGGACAAGAAGCAAACGGAAGCACCTGGGCATTGGCAGTGATGAACATGTTTTTGCATGGCTTTGACAATGCTACCATCCGTTGGGGCGATACCATTCGCAACCCGAAACTGAAAGAAGGCGATACCTTGATGAAGTTTGATACCGTAGTAGCAAACCCTCCTTTCTCCTTAGATAAATGGGGAAAGGTAGAAGACAAGGATGGCGAAAAAACCACTGTTAGCTACGACCCTGAAAGCGATAAATACAACCGTTTTTGGAGGGGTGTACCACCTAAGAGCAAAGGTGACTGGGCATTTATCAGTCACATGATTGAAACGCTGAATGAACACGGCAAAGCAGGAGTAGTTGTGCCGCATGGTGTATTGTTCCGTGGCAGCAGCGAAGGTCGTATACGTCAACGCACCATTGAAGAAAACCTGCTCGAAGCGGTGATTGGTTTACCTGCTAACCTGTTTTTTGGCACAGGTATTCCGGCAGCTATTCTCATTTTTAACAAGCAAAAAAGCAGCAACAACTTCTTGTTTATTGATGCAAGCAAGCAATATGAAAGTGCCAAAAACCAAAACAAGCTGCGAGCAAGCGATATTGAACACATTGTAAAAACCTACCGTGATTTTACAACGGGCAAATTACAACCTGGTGTGGTGGAAGATAAATTCAGTTATGTAGCCACACCCGGAGAAATACAAGAAAACGACTTTAACCTAAATATCCCTCGCTATGTGGACACGTTTGAAGAAGAGGCCGAAGTGGATATTGCTGCCGTACAAAAGGAAATTGAAAAATTAGAAGATGAACTAAAAACGGTGCAGGCTGAAATGGACAAATACCTTAAACAAATAAATGCTTTTTAATTATGCTTACAAAAGAACAAAAACAACAATTCAGCGATATTCTGGAAGAGTTAGGCAAGACGCTTGAAATCACAAAAGAACAGTATGATGCAGCAGTTAAAAGCTATAAATATGTTGGTGAATGGCTTTCAAAAGACGATTCTCCACTTGCAACCTATAGTCCAGAGATACTACCACAAGGCTCATTCTTGTTGCAAACAATGATAAGACCAATACATGAGGAAGACGAACTTGATATCGACCTTGTATGTAAGCTCGAAAAGATACAAGCCAGTTGGACACAGTACGAGTTAAAAAAACTTGTTGGTGATAGACTAAAAGCAAATGGTATTCTTAACAAACTCTTGGTGATACCTGACGGTAGAAGGTGTTGGACTTTGCAATATGCTGAATCAGCTAAGTTTCATTTAGATGTATTGCCATCAGTTGTAGCAACTGGTTATAGAACAATATTAGAAAAAGCGTTTTCGGCAACTGATTTGACAGATACAAATACATTGGGTATTCGAATAACAGATAGAAATACCCCAAATTATAGAACATCGACAAATCTTCGTGAGTGGTTAAAAAGTAACCCATTCGGTTATGCTATTTGGTTTCAAGATCGCTGTAAAATAGTGACAAGAGAAGTGAGGATGATGAGTGAAGCAATTCAACCTGTTCCTAAATACCAAACTGATAAATTGCCGTTGCAACGTGTAGTTCAAATCCTGAAGCGTCACCGTGATATGATGTTCAATGGTGATGAGCATAAGCCAATTTCAATCATCATAACAACTTTGGCTTCCAGAGCCTACGCAAAAGAAACTGATATAATTGATGCTTTAATAAATGTGGTTACCAAAATGAGAAGTCATATTTCAGACACGAATCCTTTTACAGGAGCAAACGAAAAATGGGTAAGCAACCCTGTTCATCCCGAGGAAAATTTTGCTGAT
The window above is part of the Bacteroidota bacterium genome. Proteins encoded here:
- a CDS encoding nucleotidyltransferase — encoded protein: MLTKEQKQQFSDILEELGKTLEITKEQYDAAVKSYKYVGEWLSKDDSPLATYSPEILPQGSFLLQTMIRPIHEEDELDIDLVCKLEKIQASWTQYELKKLVGDRLKANGILNKLLVIPDGRRCWTLQYAESAKFHLDVLPSVVATGYRTILEKAFSATDLTDTNTLGIRITDRNTPNYRTSTNLREWLKSNPFGYAIWFQDRCKIVTREVRMMSEAIQPVPKYQTDKLPLQRVVQILKRHRDMMFNGDEHKPISIIITTLASRAYAKETDIIDALINVVTKMRSHISDTNPFTGANEKWVSNPVHPEENFADKWKEFPVRQTNFYKWLDAVELDVKNIVAQQGKGLQFINESMVKPFGKDAVTKAFSSYGEKYLKQRESGAMKMAAGTGMLGETGRTSVPQHKPFGKNE
- a CDS encoding type I restriction-modification system subunit M, giving the protein MMAKITQKDINDAVWKACDTFRGSIDPSVYKDYVLTMLFLKYLSDVHDDKMEGYLKKYNGDAERAKRAMQHERFIVPEHSHFKFLFDSRNEANIGELINIALTDLEEANREKLYSEDGAGIFQNIDFNSSKLGEPKDKNQRLKTLLIDFKSDKLDLRPSHLDGNDIIGGAYMFLIENFASDAGKKAGEFFTPKEVSTLIAKLTKSKPGSRICDPTCGSASLLIKAGEEVGSDNFSLFGQEANGSTWALAVMNMFLHGFDNATIRWGDTIRNPKLKEGDTLMKFDTVVANPPFSLDKWGKVEDKDGEKTTVSYDPESDKYNRFWRGVPPKSKGDWAFISHMIETLNEHGKAGVVVPHGVLFRGSSEGRIRQRTIEENLLEAVIGLPANLFFGTGIPAAILIFNKQKSSNNFLFIDASKQYESAKNQNKLRASDIEHIVKTYRDFTTGKLQPGVVEDKFSYVATPGEIQENDFNLNIPRYVDTFEEEAEVDIAAVQKEIEKLEDELKTVQAEMDKYLKQINAF